The following proteins are co-located in the Gloeocapsa sp. PCC 7428 genome:
- a CDS encoding lipid-A-disaccharide synthase-related protein, which translates to MNNLSAFSPDSPIKLLCLSNGHGEDIIAVRILQELQQLTAIDIAALPIVGEGRAYTQFSIPIIGKVQIMPSGGFIYMDGRQVLRDLQGGLLKLTLSQIKVVRSWAKQGGTILAVGDIVPLLFAWASGANYAFVGTAKSEYYRQDELGWHSRKSPLSRLENLSASVYHPFDRYLMRHPRCKAVFPRDTLTTKTLQKWVIPAFDLGNPMMDRLEAQNLLKLEPDPQRLTILLLPGSRPPEAYANWQQILVAVTELIATFPTRSLVFLAAIAPTLTLEPLCQSLVDSGFAQDNLTFKHKNASIILTQNAYNDCLHQADLAIAMAGTATEQFIGLGKPAIAFPGNGPQYTYAFAEAQSRHLGSSLTLVEHPKQVADAVRSLLQDPQKLEQIAKNGYQRMGQPGAAHRIAQCLVQQFNLE; encoded by the coding sequence ATGAATAATTTATCAGCATTTTCCCCAGATTCTCCGATAAAGTTACTTTGCCTTAGTAATGGTCACGGTGAAGATATTATCGCTGTGCGAATTCTTCAAGAATTACAGCAGTTAACTGCAATTGACATCGCCGCTTTACCCATAGTTGGCGAAGGGCGCGCTTACACTCAATTTAGTATTCCCATTATTGGGAAAGTTCAAATAATGCCTTCTGGTGGATTTATTTATATGGATGGGCGACAAGTATTGCGAGATTTACAAGGAGGTTTGCTAAAACTCACTTTGTCTCAAATTAAGGTCGTTCGTAGTTGGGCAAAACAAGGCGGAACGATTTTAGCGGTAGGTGATATTGTACCGTTACTTTTTGCTTGGGCAAGTGGGGCAAATTACGCTTTTGTCGGAACAGCCAAATCAGAATATTATCGACAAGATGAATTGGGATGGCATTCTCGAAAGTCGCCACTCTCGCGCTTAGAAAATTTGTCAGCTTCAGTTTACCATCCTTTCGACCGTTATTTGATGCGTCACCCGCGTTGCAAAGCGGTTTTTCCCAGAGACACATTAACAACCAAAACCTTACAAAAATGGGTAATTCCCGCGTTTGATTTGGGAAACCCGATGATGGATCGATTAGAGGCGCAGAATTTATTAAAGTTAGAACCCGATCCGCAGCGGTTAACAATTCTCTTGCTTCCTGGTTCGCGCCCTCCCGAAGCTTACGCAAATTGGCAACAAATTCTTGTCGCTGTCACCGAATTAATCGCCACCTTTCCAACGCGATCGCTTGTTTTTTTGGCTGCGATCGCCCCCACATTAACTTTAGAACCACTGTGTCAAAGTCTTGTCGATTCAGGTTTTGCGCAAGATAACTTGACATTTAAACATAAAAATGCATCTATTATTCTGACTCAAAATGCTTACAACGATTGCTTACACCAAGCAGACTTAGCAATTGCAATGGCGGGAACAGCCACCGAACAATTTATTGGTTTAGGTAAACCGGCGATCGCGTTTCCTGGAAATGGACCACAATATACTTATGCCTTTGCGGAAGCCCAAAGCCGTCATCTTGGTTCGTCATTAACATTAGTCGAACATCCAAAACAAGTTGCGGATGCAGTGCGATCGCTACTTCAAGATCCTCAAAAACTCGAACAAATCGCCAAAAATGGCTACCAACGCATGGGACAACCAGGCGCAGCCCATCGCATCGCCCAATGTTTAGTTCAACAATTCAACTTAGAATAG
- a CDS encoding BamA/TamA family outer membrane protein produces MRSNTAIYTLIGLTAIELIYTSLATASPQVVVPSSDVQYYQEYQNAVVIPTSESTSNSTRVATTSQPLPAARNELFVTATDVQIVGASEELQQIARNAIKTRVGGETSESQLQQDVAAILATNLFSNATVSSNPTATGLNVVFQVEPVVVHSLQLANAKALPQNVAIESIKPQIGNPISPAALSQSVEQINEWYAQNGYTLARVIAIRPNPQGVLTLEVAEGLINDVKFRFSDEDGRFVDDKGKPIQGRTQPDFLRRELNVKPGQVFREETVKQDLQQLYQLGLFQNVRVALEGDATKVDVIYDLTEAPARAANLGGGYNDDSGLFATVSYKDFNFSGVNDSIGADIQISRRDIQFDTNFTSPYRASNPDRFGYQVNAFRRRGISQTFDGDVSLPNDDRPREGQFGGSVTLQRPIDDWQASMGLNYKRTSIRDRAGNISPQDELGNPLTLSGTGIDDLATISFTATRDFRNNFINPTEGSVLSLSAEQSIPIGQGAISMSRLRANYSQYVPVDLVGGDRDSEVFAFNVQGGTTIGDLPPYEAFNLGGLNSVRGYGIGEVGSGRSFVLASAEYRFPILDFLGGVVFADFASDLGSGDTVLGEPAVVRDKPGSGFGYGAGVRVDSPIGLIRADFGFNDQGESRLQFGFGHRF; encoded by the coding sequence ATGCGTTCTAATACTGCCATTTATACCTTGATTGGGCTGACTGCTATAGAGTTAATTTATACATCACTGGCGACGGCTAGCCCTCAAGTTGTTGTTCCCAGCAGTGATGTGCAGTATTATCAAGAATATCAAAATGCGGTTGTTATTCCCACGAGCGAATCAACATCAAATTCAACACGCGTAGCAACGACTTCGCAACCGTTACCCGCAGCGCGTAACGAGTTGTTTGTAACTGCAACAGATGTCCAAATCGTCGGCGCAAGCGAAGAATTACAGCAAATCGCGCGCAATGCAATTAAAACTCGTGTCGGGGGAGAAACGAGTGAAAGTCAGTTACAACAAGATGTCGCCGCAATTTTAGCAACAAATTTATTTAGCAATGCTACGGTAAGTAGTAACCCGACGGCGACGGGGTTAAATGTTGTGTTTCAGGTTGAACCTGTGGTTGTGCATTCGCTGCAACTTGCAAACGCAAAAGCTCTACCACAGAATGTAGCAATAGAGAGCATAAAACCGCAAATTGGCAATCCGATTAGTCCAGCAGCGCTCAGTCAAAGTGTCGAGCAAATTAATGAGTGGTATGCTCAAAATGGTTATACCCTAGCGCGGGTTATCGCAATTCGCCCTAACCCACAAGGCGTACTCACGCTAGAAGTCGCAGAAGGCTTAATTAACGATGTCAAATTCCGCTTTTCTGATGAAGATGGGCGATTTGTTGATGATAAAGGTAAGCCAATTCAAGGACGAACGCAACCTGATTTTCTCCGGCGTGAATTGAATGTCAAACCTGGGCAAGTTTTCCGCGAAGAAACTGTTAAACAAGACTTACAACAACTGTATCAACTGGGATTATTTCAAAACGTCCGCGTCGCGTTAGAAGGCGATGCAACAAAAGTTGATGTCATTTATGACTTGACAGAAGCGCCTGCACGTGCCGCAAATTTAGGTGGTGGATACAATGATGATAGCGGGTTATTTGCGACAGTCAGCTACAAAGACTTTAATTTTAGCGGCGTGAATGATTCGATTGGGGCTGATATCCAAATCAGTCGCCGCGATATTCAATTTGATACAAATTTCACAAGTCCGTATCGCGCGAGTAACCCCGATCGCTTCGGGTATCAAGTTAATGCATTTCGCCGTCGCGGAATCTCGCAAACCTTTGATGGTGATGTTTCGTTACCAAACGACGATCGCCCACGCGAAGGACAATTTGGCGGAAGCGTCACTTTACAGCGCCCGATTGATGATTGGCAAGCGTCAATGGGGTTAAACTACAAACGTACCAGTATCCGCGATCGCGCCGGTAATATTTCTCCTCAAGATGAGTTAGGAAATCCCTTAACGTTAAGCGGTACAGGAATCGACGATTTGGCAACGATCTCTTTTACAGCAACGCGCGATTTTCGCAACAACTTTATCAATCCGACAGAAGGTTCTGTACTCAGCCTCAGCGCGGAACAGTCAATTCCCATCGGTCAAGGTGCAATTTCGATGAGTCGCCTGCGTGCGAATTATAGTCAATATGTTCCGGTCGATCTCGTTGGTGGCGATCGCGATTCTGAAGTGTTTGCTTTTAACGTTCAAGGTGGAACAACAATTGGCGATTTACCACCGTATGAAGCATTTAACTTAGGCGGTTTGAATTCAGTACGCGGTTATGGTATTGGAGAAGTTGGCAGTGGGCGATCGTTTGTGTTAGCTTCGGCAGAATACCGCTTTCCAATCCTCGATTTTTTGGGAGGAGTCGTTTTTGCTGACTTTGCTTCCGATTTAGGTTCGGGAGACACAGTACTTGGAGAACCTGCGGTAGTCCGCGACAAACCAGGATCGGGCTTTGGCTACGGTGCTGGCGTGCGGGTAGATTCACCGATTGGTTTAATTCGTGCTGATTTTGGATTCAATGACCAAGGAGAAAGTCGCTTACAATTCGGATTCGGTCATCGCTTTTAA